One segment of Streptomyces sp. TG1A-8 DNA contains the following:
- a CDS encoding folate-binding protein YgfZ, with amino-acid sequence MKSPLLSLPGAVPAEGVDEGVAAHYGDLFREQRALAEGTGFVDLSHRGIVTVTGEDRLGWLHLLLTQHVSELPAGEATEALILSAHGHIEHALYLVDDGTTVWAHVEPGTQGALIAYLESMKFFYRVEVADRTADHAVVHLPAGSITEVPEGVVVRETAHGRDLFLPRADLEAFAAGAGPAAGLLAHEALRVEHHRPRLGFETDHRTIPHELGWIGTAVHLQKGCYRGQETVARVQNLGKPPRRLVFLHLDGSEVHLPAPGTGIRLADEGPDGRKVGFVTTSARHHELGPVALALVKRNVPVDARLMAGDTAAAQETVVEV; translated from the coding sequence ATGAAGAGCCCCCTGCTGTCCCTGCCCGGCGCCGTCCCCGCCGAGGGCGTGGACGAAGGCGTCGCCGCCCACTACGGCGACCTGTTCCGCGAGCAGCGCGCCCTCGCCGAGGGCACCGGTTTCGTCGACCTCTCCCACCGGGGGATCGTCACCGTCACCGGCGAGGACCGCCTCGGCTGGCTGCACCTGCTGCTCACCCAGCACGTCAGCGAACTGCCCGCGGGCGAGGCCACCGAGGCGCTGATCCTGTCCGCGCACGGCCACATCGAGCACGCCCTGTACCTGGTGGACGACGGGACGACCGTGTGGGCCCACGTGGAGCCCGGCACGCAGGGGGCGCTGATCGCCTACCTGGAGTCGATGAAGTTCTTCTACCGGGTCGAGGTCGCCGACCGCACGGCCGACCACGCGGTGGTCCACCTGCCGGCCGGTTCGATCACGGAGGTCCCCGAGGGCGTCGTCGTGCGCGAGACGGCGCACGGCCGCGACCTCTTCCTGCCCCGCGCCGACCTGGAGGCCTTCGCCGCCGGGGCCGGCCCCGCCGCGGGCCTGCTCGCCCACGAGGCGCTGCGCGTCGAGCACCACCGCCCCCGCCTGGGCTTCGAGACCGACCACCGCACCATCCCGCACGAGCTGGGCTGGATCGGCACCGCCGTCCACCTCCAGAAGGGCTGCTACCGCGGCCAGGAGACGGTGGCCCGCGTACAGAACCTCGGCAAGCCGCCCCGGCGCCTGGTCTTCCTGCACCTGGACGGCAGCGAGGTGCACCTGCCGGCGCCCGGCACCGGGATCCGCCTCGCGGACGAGGGGCCCGACGGCCGCAAGGTCGGCTTCGTCACCACCTCCGCCCGCCACCACGAACTGGGCCCGGTCGCCCTCGCCCTGGTCAAGCGCAACGTCCCGGTGGACGCCCGTCTGATGGCGGGCGACACGGCGGCGGCCCAGGAGACCGTGGTCGAGGTCTAG
- a CDS encoding DUF2516 family protein, whose protein sequence is MLMLGFAGFMGILKIVLMALAAFGLFDAAFRREDAFRAADKQNKVFWLIILGIALVVSYLFSILSILPIAGVIASIVYLVDVRPALKGVSGGSGWGRRRGSSSDGPYGPYNGGR, encoded by the coding sequence ATGCTGATGTTGGGCTTCGCGGGGTTCATGGGGATCTTGAAGATCGTCCTGATGGCCCTCGCCGCGTTCGGGCTCTTCGACGCCGCCTTCCGGCGCGAGGACGCCTTCCGCGCGGCGGACAAGCAGAACAAGGTGTTCTGGCTGATCATCCTCGGCATCGCGCTCGTGGTCAGCTACCTGTTCTCGATCCTGTCCATCCTGCCCATCGCCGGTGTGATCGCGAGCATCGTCTACCTCGTCGACGTGCGCCCCGCGCTCAAGGGGGTCTCCGGGGGCAGCGGCTGGGGCCGCCGCCGCGGGAGCAGCAGCGACGGACCCTACGGGCCGTACAACGGCGGGCGCTGA
- a CDS encoding DUF3099 domain-containing protein yields MYTRRRRWYFAMMGVCIGLFVLAWAVVRIWSVPAAVAMCAVAMLIPPVAAMVANRRGPEDRWWDDPSGDPQSDEWWDELDGRRRPRS; encoded by the coding sequence ATGTACACACGGCGACGCCGCTGGTACTTCGCCATGATGGGGGTCTGCATCGGCCTCTTCGTCCTGGCCTGGGCGGTCGTGCGCATCTGGTCGGTCCCGGCGGCCGTCGCGATGTGCGCGGTGGCCATGCTCATCCCGCCGGTGGCCGCGATGGTCGCCAACCGCCGCGGACCCGAGGACCGCTGGTGGGACGACCCCTCCGGCGATCCCCAGTCCGACGAGTGGTGGGACGAACTGGACGGCAGGAGACGCCCCCGGTCCTAG
- the dtd gene encoding D-aminoacyl-tRNA deacylase, which produces MRAVVQRVDGAGVVVDGETVGAIEGEGLCVLVGVTHGDTKEKAAQLARKLWSVRMLHEERSCSDVDAPLLVISQFTLYGDARKGRRPTWNAAAPGDVAEPLVDEVVAQLRALGATVATGRFGAQMRVSLTNDGPFTVLIEV; this is translated from the coding sequence ATGCGTGCGGTGGTGCAGAGGGTGGACGGCGCCGGTGTCGTCGTGGACGGCGAGACGGTGGGCGCGATCGAGGGCGAGGGACTGTGCGTCCTCGTCGGGGTGACCCACGGGGACACCAAGGAGAAGGCGGCCCAACTGGCCCGCAAGCTCTGGTCGGTGCGGATGCTGCACGAGGAGAGGTCGTGCAGTGACGTCGACGCGCCGCTGCTCGTCATCAGCCAGTTCACCCTCTACGGCGACGCCCGCAAGGGCCGGCGCCCCACCTGGAACGCCGCCGCCCCCGGCGACGTCGCCGAACCGCTGGTGGACGAGGTGGTCGCCCAACTGCGGGCGCTGGGCGCGACGGTGGCGACGGGCCGGTTCGGGGCGCAGATGCGGGTGTCCCTGACCAACGACGGCCCGTTCACCGTGCTCATCGAGGTCTAG
- a CDS encoding GNAT family N-acetyltransferase: protein MSDVRTVGEADFEDWLRAVNTGFLQASGPTPDQVEAHRRQCAPTRMLGVFDGGRCVATFRSFAQELTAVGGAPVPANAVSNVTVSPTHRRRGLLGRMMDRDLAAARERGDVVATLIAAEYPIYGRYGFGPATRSVEWTVDVLRSGLDLRRPGPGDGGRIDLVDGADVRALGPGLHERFRRGRPGAVDRSELWWEAATGAVRFAADWTEPFHAVYRSARGEVEGLVSYRPERNWRGNQPDGTAVVHWLLAVTPQAERGLWRYLCSIDWITHVRSGRRGPDDLLPHFLPNPRAARVTESTDWLWVRVLDVVRALEARTYEGAGTLVLDVVDEAGPARGRFRLEASPDGASCTPAGGAPADLTVPVAELARVWLGDESLVRLIALGRVREEREGAARRADTLFRMSGRPWCPDLF from the coding sequence ATGAGCGACGTGCGCACCGTCGGCGAGGCCGACTTCGAGGACTGGCTGCGTGCCGTGAACACCGGCTTCCTGCAGGCGTCCGGGCCGACCCCGGACCAGGTGGAGGCCCACCGGCGGCAGTGCGCCCCCACGCGGATGCTCGGTGTCTTCGACGGCGGCCGGTGCGTGGCGACCTTCCGCTCCTTCGCCCAGGAACTCACCGCCGTGGGCGGCGCGCCCGTCCCCGCGAACGCCGTCAGCAACGTGACGGTCAGCCCCACCCACCGCCGCCGCGGTCTGCTCGGCCGGATGATGGACCGGGACCTCGCCGCGGCCAGGGAGCGCGGTGACGTCGTCGCCACCCTGATCGCCGCCGAGTACCCGATCTACGGCCGCTACGGCTTCGGCCCGGCGACCCGGTCGGTCGAGTGGACCGTCGACGTCCTGCGCAGCGGCCTCGACCTGCGCCGGCCCGGCCCCGGGGACGGCGGCCGGATCGACCTGGTGGACGGCGCGGACGTCCGCGCGCTCGGTCCCGGGCTGCACGAGCGCTTCCGCCGTGGCCGGCCCGGCGCGGTCGACCGCAGCGAGCTGTGGTGGGAGGCGGCCACCGGCGCCGTCCGCTTCGCCGCGGACTGGACCGAGCCGTTCCACGCGGTCTACCGCTCCGCCCGCGGGGAGGTGGAGGGCCTGGTGTCGTACCGGCCGGAGAGGAACTGGCGCGGCAACCAGCCGGACGGCACCGCCGTCGTGCACTGGCTGCTCGCGGTGACCCCGCAGGCCGAGCGCGGCCTGTGGCGTTACCTGTGCTCGATCGACTGGATCACGCACGTCAGGAGCGGCCGGCGCGGTCCCGACGACCTGCTGCCCCACTTCCTGCCCAACCCGCGCGCGGCCCGCGTCACCGAGTCCACGGACTGGCTGTGGGTGCGCGTCCTGGACGTCGTGCGGGCCCTGGAGGCGCGGACGTACGAGGGGGCCGGCACGCTGGTGCTGGACGTCGTGGACGAGGCGGGCCCGGCCCGGGGGCGCTTCCGGCTGGAGGCCTCGCCGGACGGCGCGTCCTGCACGCCGGCCGGCGGGGCGCCGGCCGATCTCACCGTGCCGGTGGCGGAGTTGGCCCGGGTCTGGCTCGGCGACGAGTCACTGGTCCGGTTGATCGCACTGGGACGCGTGCGGGAGGAACGCGAGGGCGCCGCCCGCCGGGCCGACACCCTGTTCCGCATGTCCGGGCGGCCCTGGTGCCCGGACCTCTTCTGA
- a CDS encoding PP2C family protein-serine/threonine phosphatase — MPVPVPRQRAIPAVECDQAQAASAAGGPLEEGDHRGATAGGANTAALTLLLIEDDPAGSPIVPEMLDSSGKPIRVRTARNLTEAERLLTDDVHCILLDLALPAPGRATADADGADAGELAVLKHVLELAPRHAVLALTGSGDAERGAEAVRVGAQDYLLRDELDGRLLSRAIRYAVERKRSDTAERKLAEGRLRAQENRRLERGLLPTPLLEGSALRFAARYRPGRSRALLGGDFYDCVRTPDGTVHAMIGDVCGHGPDEAALGVELRIAWRALTLAGLCGDDLLGTLQEVLEHERADEEIFATLCTVDISPDGRRAGLCLAGHPSPLVAGPGRPPKLLPYDNNGPALGLLPGARWPRMQVELGAEWSLMLYTDGLIEGRVGVGGERLGQEGMVEMIRRQLAGGLRGEELLRAAVNEVRDLNGGELTDDVAVVLLDRAP, encoded by the coding sequence ATGCCCGTGCCCGTACCGCGGCAGAGAGCGATCCCGGCCGTGGAGTGTGACCAGGCGCAGGCCGCCTCCGCAGCCGGCGGCCCCCTCGAGGAGGGGGACCACCGCGGCGCCACCGCCGGCGGCGCGAACACCGCCGCGCTCACCCTGCTGCTGATCGAGGACGACCCGGCCGGCTCGCCGATCGTGCCCGAGATGCTGGACTCCTCCGGCAAGCCGATCCGCGTCCGCACCGCCCGCAACCTCACCGAGGCCGAGCGGCTGCTCACGGACGACGTCCACTGCATCCTGCTGGACCTCGCGCTCCCGGCACCCGGCCGGGCCACCGCCGACGCGGACGGCGCGGACGCCGGCGAGCTCGCCGTGCTCAAGCACGTGCTGGAGCTGGCGCCCCGGCACGCCGTGCTCGCGCTGACCGGGTCCGGTGACGCCGAGCGCGGCGCCGAGGCCGTGCGCGTCGGTGCCCAGGACTACCTCCTGCGGGACGAGCTGGACGGCCGGCTGCTCAGCCGCGCCATCCGGTACGCCGTCGAGCGCAAGCGTTCCGACACCGCCGAGCGCAAGCTCGCCGAGGGCCGGCTGCGCGCGCAGGAGAACCGGCGCCTGGAGCGGGGCCTGCTGCCCACTCCCCTGCTGGAGGGCTCCGCGCTGCGCTTCGCCGCCCGCTACCGCCCCGGCCGCTCCCGCGCCCTGCTCGGCGGCGACTTCTACGACTGCGTGCGCACGCCCGACGGCACCGTGCACGCCATGATCGGCGACGTGTGCGGCCACGGCCCCGACGAGGCCGCGCTCGGGGTGGAGCTGCGCATCGCCTGGCGCGCGCTGACCCTGGCGGGCCTGTGCGGCGACGACCTCCTCGGCACCCTGCAGGAGGTGCTGGAGCACGAGCGCGCGGACGAGGAGATCTTCGCGACGCTGTGCACCGTGGACATCTCCCCGGACGGCCGCCGCGCCGGCCTGTGCCTGGCCGGCCACCCGTCCCCGCTGGTCGCCGGCCCCGGCCGGCCGCCGAAGCTGCTGCCGTACGACAACAACGGCCCGGCCCTGGGCCTGCTCCCCGGTGCCCGCTGGCCGCGCATGCAGGTGGAACTGGGTGCCGAGTGGAGCCTGATGCTCTACACCGACGGCCTGATCGAGGGCCGGGTGGGGGTGGGCGGGGAACGCCTGGGCCAGGAGGGCATGGTGGAGATGATCCGCCGGCAGCTGGCCGGGGGCCTGCGTGGCGAGGAACTGCTGCGGGCCGCGGTGAACGAGGTCCGCGACCTCAACGGCGGCGAGCTGACCGACGACGTGGCGGTGGTCCTGCTGGACCGGGCGCCGTAG
- a CDS encoding DUF1416 domain-containing protein — protein sequence MCGAKAGGPDASTIKPGETTIQGQVTRDGEPVTGYVRLLDSTGEFTAEVPTSATGQFRFYAAEGTWTVRALVPGATADRTVVAQQGGLAEVAIAV from the coding sequence ATGTGTGGAGCGAAGGCCGGCGGCCCCGACGCCTCGACGATCAAGCCCGGTGAGACCACGATCCAGGGCCAGGTGACCCGCGACGGCGAGCCGGTGACGGGCTACGTCCGTCTGCTGGACTCGACCGGCGAGTTCACCGCCGAGGTGCCCACCTCCGCCACGGGCCAGTTCCGCTTCTACGCGGCCGAGGGCACCTGGACCGTGCGCGCCCTCGTCCCCGGCGCCACCGCCGACCGCACGGTCGTCGCCCAGCAGGGCGGGCTCGCCGAGGTCGCGATCGCGGTCTGA
- a CDS encoding DsrE family protein, producing MAKKLVIKVTAGADAPERCSQAFTVAAVAVASGVEVSLWLTGESSWFALPGRAAEFELPHAAPLPDLIDSVLAAGRVTLCTQCAARRGITEEDVVEGVRIAGAQVFVQEATADGTQALVY from the coding sequence ATGGCGAAGAAGCTCGTGATCAAAGTGACGGCCGGGGCCGACGCCCCCGAGCGCTGCTCGCAGGCGTTCACGGTGGCGGCGGTGGCCGTGGCCAGCGGGGTCGAGGTGTCCCTGTGGCTGACCGGGGAGTCCTCCTGGTTCGCGCTGCCGGGCCGGGCCGCCGAGTTCGAACTGCCGCACGCGGCACCACTGCCGGACCTCATCGACTCGGTCCTCGCGGCCGGCCGCGTCACCCTGTGCACCCAGTGCGCCGCCCGCCGCGGGATCACCGAGGAGGACGTCGTCGAGGGCGTGCGGATCGCGGGCGCGCAGGTCTTCGTACAGGAGGCGACGGCGGACGGGACGCAGGCGCTCGTCTACTGA
- a CDS encoding helix-turn-helix domain-containing protein, with translation MASLNVGNLGEYLREQRRNAQLSLRQLADAAGVSNPYLSQIERGLRKPSAEVLQQVARALRISAETLYVRAGILDAERDRDEVEARAVILADPTLNERQKQVLLQIYESFRKENGFGAGETAPQDGDAGAGPGDTGDPSDTAVRHTRTPGGSAAGPRRTTG, from the coding sequence ATGGCATCGCTCAACGTCGGCAACCTCGGTGAGTACCTGCGCGAACAGCGGCGCAACGCCCAGCTGTCGCTGCGGCAGCTCGCCGACGCCGCCGGGGTGTCCAATCCGTACCTGAGCCAGATCGAGCGCGGGCTGCGCAAGCCGAGCGCGGAGGTGCTCCAGCAGGTCGCCAGGGCGCTGCGCATCTCCGCCGAGACGCTGTACGTCCGCGCCGGCATCCTCGACGCCGAACGCGACCGGGACGAGGTGGAGGCGCGCGCCGTCATCCTCGCCGACCCCACGCTCAACGAGCGGCAGAAGCAGGTGCTGCTCCAGATCTACGAGTCCTTCCGCAAGGAGAACGGGTTCGGCGCCGGCGAAACGGCCCCGCAGGACGGGGACGCCGGAGCGGGCCCCGGGGACACCGGGGACCCGAGCGACACAGCCGTACGACACACCCGCACGCCCGGCGGCAGTGCCGCCGGTCCGCGGCGGACGACCGGGTAG
- a CDS encoding sulfurtransferase has product MSRSDVLVDADWLQEHLDDPTIAIVEVDEDTSAYEKNHIRNAIRIDWTKDLQDPVRRDFVDQEGFEKLLSEKGIANDHTVILYGGNNNWFASYAYWYFKLYGHENVKLLDGGRKKWELDARELVAGDEVPERPGTEYRAKPQDTSIRAFRDDVVSAIGAQNLVDVRSPDEFSGKLLAPAHLPQEQSQRPGHVPTARNIPWSKNANDDGTFKSDEELKALYTEENVDLAKDTIAYCRIGERSALTWFVLHELLGVENVKNYDGSWTEYGSLVGVPIELGAAK; this is encoded by the coding sequence ATGAGCCGCAGCGACGTCCTGGTCGACGCCGACTGGCTCCAGGAGCACCTGGACGACCCGACCATCGCCATCGTCGAGGTGGACGAGGACACCTCCGCCTACGAGAAGAACCACATCCGCAACGCGATCCGGATCGACTGGACCAAGGACCTCCAGGACCCGGTCCGCCGTGACTTCGTCGACCAGGAGGGCTTCGAGAAGCTCCTGTCGGAGAAGGGCATCGCCAACGACCACACGGTGATCCTCTACGGCGGCAACAACAACTGGTTCGCGTCCTACGCCTACTGGTACTTCAAGCTGTACGGCCACGAGAACGTCAAGCTCCTCGACGGCGGTCGCAAGAAGTGGGAGCTGGACGCCCGCGAGCTGGTCGCCGGCGACGAGGTGCCCGAGCGCCCGGGGACCGAGTACCGGGCCAAGCCGCAGGACACCTCGATCCGCGCCTTCCGCGACGACGTCGTCTCCGCGATCGGCGCGCAGAACCTGGTCGACGTCCGTTCGCCCGACGAGTTCAGCGGCAAGCTGCTCGCCCCGGCGCACCTCCCGCAGGAGCAGTCGCAGCGTCCGGGCCACGTCCCGACCGCCCGCAACATCCCGTGGTCGAAGAACGCCAACGACGACGGCACGTTCAAGTCGGACGAGGAGCTCAAGGCCCTCTACACCGAGGAGAACGTGGACCTCGCCAAGGACACGATCGCCTACTGCCGCATCGGTGAGCGCTCCGCCCTGACCTGGTTCGTGCTGCACGAGCTGCTGGGCGTGGAGAACGTCAAGAACTACGACGGCTCCTGGACCGAGTACGGCTCCCTCGTCGGCGTGCCGATCGAGCTGGGCGCAGCCAAGTAA
- a CDS encoding aerial mycelium formation protein has product MSTPSTRRPGTHRPPAQRGDGPCGPPPAAEPAAYALTPLSLPELRVLRRDAQRDEADLSYVRRLLQGRIDILRAELARRGRAPVPAPADASVVDRLPEILTDAPARHRSSARHVTLGTPHSEEYRRLAAEMLAEVELSDLQARTDLELSTAMGRLVRYEQEVSGRRQRLQRTADDCSGEIARRYRVGEAQVDDLLL; this is encoded by the coding sequence ATGAGCACACCGAGTACCCGGCGGCCGGGCACGCACCGGCCGCCCGCGCAGCGCGGCGACGGTCCGTGCGGACCGCCGCCGGCCGCGGAACCGGCCGCGTACGCCCTGACTCCGCTGAGCCTGCCCGAACTGCGGGTCCTGCGCCGCGACGCCCAGCGCGACGAGGCCGACCTCAGCTACGTGCGGCGGCTGCTGCAGGGCCGGATCGACATCCTGCGCGCGGAACTGGCCCGGCGCGGCCGGGCGCCCGTGCCGGCGCCGGCCGACGCCTCCGTGGTGGACCGGCTGCCGGAGATCCTCACCGACGCCCCGGCCCGCCACCGCTCCTCGGCCCGCCACGTCACCCTCGGCACCCCGCACAGCGAGGAGTACCGGCGCCTGGCCGCCGAGATGCTCGCCGAGGTGGAGCTGTCGGACCTGCAGGCCCGTACCGACCTGGAACTGAGCACCGCGATGGGCCGCCTGGTCCGCTACGAGCAGGAGGTCTCCGGGCGCCGCCAGCGCCTGCAGCGCACCGCCGACGACTGCAGCGGCGAGATCGCGCGCCGCTACCGGGTGGGCGAGGCGCAGGTGGACGACCTGCTCCTGTGA
- a CDS encoding FABP family protein: protein MIEIPSDLHKDLVPLAFLLGSWAGAGVHDFPGSQKCNFGQEVTFTHDGRDFLEYHSHTWVLDRDGNKVRPLESESGFWRIDADRKVEVTMTRDDGVIEIWYGEMADKKPQIDLVTDAVARTPASPPYSGGKRLYGYVNSDLMWVGEKQTPEVELRPYLSAHLKKVVTPEDVERWAKALPDDLPDDGIAFFK from the coding sequence ATGATCGAGATCCCGTCCGACCTGCACAAGGACCTCGTCCCGCTCGCCTTCCTGCTCGGCAGCTGGGCCGGTGCCGGCGTCCACGACTTCCCCGGATCCCAGAAGTGCAACTTCGGGCAGGAGGTCACCTTCACCCACGACGGCCGGGACTTCCTGGAGTACCACTCCCACACCTGGGTCCTGGACCGGGACGGCAACAAGGTCCGCCCGCTGGAGTCGGAGTCCGGCTTCTGGCGCATCGACGCCGACCGCAAGGTCGAGGTCACGATGACCCGCGACGACGGCGTCATCGAGATCTGGTACGGCGAGATGGCCGACAAGAAGCCGCAGATCGACCTCGTCACCGACGCCGTGGCCCGCACGCCCGCCTCTCCCCCCTACAGCGGCGGCAAGCGCCTGTACGGCTACGTCAACAGCGACCTGATGTGGGTCGGCGAGAAGCAGACCCCCGAGGTCGAACTGCGCCCCTACCTGTCGGCCCACCTGAAGAAGGTCGTCACCCCGGAGGACGTCGAGCGCTGGGCCAAGGCCCTCCCGGACGACCTGCCCGACGACGGCATCGCCTTTTTCAAGTAG
- a CDS encoding Fur family transcriptional regulator — translation MVSTDWKSDLRQRGYRLTPQRQLVLEAVDTLEHATPDDILVEVRKTASGVNISTVYRTLELLEELGLVSHAHLGHGAPTYHLADRHHHLHLVCRDCENVIEADVEVAEEFTAELRRRFGFDTDMKHFALFGRCRDCSLKGPTTTS, via the coding sequence GTGGTGAGCACCGACTGGAAGAGCGACCTCAGGCAGCGCGGCTACCGGCTGACGCCGCAGCGGCAGCTTGTCCTGGAAGCCGTGGACACCCTCGAACACGCGACCCCCGACGACATCCTCGTGGAAGTGAGGAAGACGGCGTCGGGGGTCAACATTTCCACCGTGTACCGCACGCTGGAGCTGCTGGAGGAGCTGGGCCTGGTCAGCCACGCCCACCTCGGTCACGGCGCGCCCACCTACCACCTCGCCGACCGCCACCACCACCTGCACCTGGTGTGCCGCGACTGCGAGAACGTCATCGAGGCGGACGTCGAGGTGGCCGAGGAGTTCACCGCCGAGCTGCGCCGGCGGTTCGGCTTCGACACCGACATGAAGCACTTCGCGCTCTTCGGCCGCTGCAGGGACTGTTCCCTGAAGGGACCGACCACCACGTCGTAG